In Agromyces sp. G08B096, a genomic segment contains:
- a CDS encoding glycerol-3-phosphate dehydrogenase/oxidase produces the protein MPALSTYAPAPASVDVAVIGAGINGLAIAREAARRGRSVLLIDQDDLGARTSAIATRLIHGGLKYLERLEVHLVHESIRERNILLERAPHLVHHYPMLIPFSKGASRPGWLLSCGLLLHDVLSLRKPLPFSRIVFGGRLKRDYPSLVEGGLKWGGLFHDANVPLTERLCVELAIDAQAHGATVLTHSRVESLVRSGGRITGLTYRDRVDGELKRVDARVVVNVAGPWVDAVLDLAGAHDRQIGPTKGSHLVVDAFPGAPSTCIFFESPDDARPMFVLPWAGKYMIGTTDLPYDGSIDEIVIDDDEVDYLLRAVNGLIPAARLTADDVLWSYSGVRPLPYVADLDDPSKVSRDHEIIVHDGDRAGLVTIIGGKFTTHRALGELVAKRLERALGARPGPSPTRDADFPGAPGGDWPAFRAEFVRRSALAPATAERLVDTYGRRAAEVEALVAAQPELGEVVDRDTGAIAAEAVHAVRDEGAHTLEDVILRRMAVGVNRDVGLTAAPAIAAVLVAHAGWSREYADTQLDRYRIAVRRFMPRGLRAERTA, from the coding sequence ATGCCCGCTCTCTCGACGTACGCTCCAGCGCCCGCATCCGTCGACGTCGCCGTGATCGGCGCCGGCATCAACGGCCTCGCGATCGCCCGTGAGGCCGCACGCCGCGGCCGCTCGGTGCTGCTCATCGACCAGGACGACCTCGGGGCGCGCACCTCCGCGATCGCGACCCGGCTCATCCACGGCGGGCTCAAATACCTCGAGCGGCTCGAGGTGCACCTCGTGCACGAGTCGATCCGCGAGCGGAACATCCTGCTCGAGCGCGCACCGCACCTCGTGCACCACTACCCGATGCTCATCCCGTTCTCGAAGGGCGCGAGCCGGCCGGGCTGGCTGCTCTCATGCGGGCTGCTGCTGCACGACGTCCTCTCGCTGCGGAAGCCCCTGCCGTTCTCCCGCATCGTGTTCGGCGGGCGCCTCAAGCGCGACTACCCGTCGCTCGTCGAGGGCGGGCTCAAATGGGGCGGGCTCTTCCACGACGCGAACGTGCCGCTCACCGAGCGGCTCTGCGTCGAGCTCGCGATCGACGCGCAGGCGCACGGCGCGACCGTGCTCACGCACTCCCGGGTGGAGTCGCTCGTGCGCTCGGGCGGGCGGATCACGGGCCTCACCTACCGTGACCGCGTCGACGGCGAGCTGAAGCGGGTCGACGCTCGCGTCGTCGTGAACGTCGCGGGGCCGTGGGTCGACGCCGTGCTCGACCTCGCCGGCGCCCACGACCGTCAGATCGGTCCGACGAAGGGCAGCCACCTCGTCGTCGACGCCTTCCCGGGTGCGCCGTCGACGTGCATCTTCTTCGAATCGCCCGACGACGCCCGGCCCATGTTCGTCCTGCCCTGGGCCGGCAAGTACATGATCGGCACGACCGACCTGCCCTACGACGGCTCGATCGACGAGATCGTGATCGACGACGACGAGGTCGACTACCTGCTGCGCGCCGTGAACGGACTGATCCCCGCGGCGCGACTCACGGCGGACGATGTGCTCTGGTCCTATTCGGGCGTGCGGCCGCTGCCGTACGTGGCCGACCTCGACGACCCGTCGAAGGTCAGCCGTGATCACGAGATCATCGTGCACGACGGCGATCGCGCCGGCCTCGTCACGATCATCGGCGGCAAGTTCACGACGCACCGTGCGCTCGGCGAACTGGTCGCGAAGCGGCTCGAGCGTGCGCTCGGTGCGCGTCCCGGCCCGTCGCCGACGCGCGACGCCGACTTCCCGGGTGCGCCCGGTGGCGACTGGCCGGCGTTCCGGGCCGAGTTCGTACGGCGGAGCGCCCTCGCGCCAGCGACCGCGGAGCGGCTCGTCGACACCTATGGGCGACGCGCGGCCGAGGTCGAGGCGCTCGTCGCCGCGCAGCCGGAGCTCGGCGAGGTCGTCGACCGCGACACGGGTGCCATCGCCGCGGAGGCGGTGCACGCGGTGCGCGATGAAGGCGCGCACACGCTCGAGGACGTCATCCTCCGGCGCATGGCGGTCGGGGTGAACCGCGATGTCGGGCTCACCGCCGCGCCCGCGATCGCCGCCGTGCTCGTCGCCCACGCGGGGTGGAGCCGCGAGTACGCCGACACCCAACTTGACCGGTACCGGATCGCGGTGCGACGCTTCATGCCGCGTGGACTCCGGGCCGAACGAACTGCCTGA
- a CDS encoding sugar ABC transporter ATP-binding protein — MSPTATRSRTTGPAPDQSASHSAPTITATGVARSYGSTRALRGVDLTVERGEILGLVGHNGAGKSTLMRVLAGREQPDEGRVVWRGDSRSWNAKAAASAGVRMVYQELALCADLTVAENAALSDPRRPGLAWRGRAERRVGEVLDRVFPGHGISVLRRAGELAMAERQMVEIARALCTDRLGLLILDEPTESLGVDAARQLYAHLKTLAADGVSVLLISHRMHEVLEHSDRVAVMKDGTVVDVYDTSAVTEDDLLVAMGGEVRADAAALERAQELVEETPEAASVSRSPAGAGGGDALVAELRTGDGPALRVRAGEVIGLAGLAGQGQEHVLDRLWRGGRGATVAKRRAYVPGDRQTSGIMPLWSVAENLTVSALRSISRLGVVDGRAKRELAGRWIDALRVRGSAATPITALSGGNQQKVLVARAFATDARLVLLDDPFRGVDVATKNELYALMKAEARAGRAVVWYSTENGEMAHCDRVYVFRAGRIVSELAGDTNTEERIIADSFDDATGGTR, encoded by the coding sequence ATGTCTCCCACTGCGACCAGGTCACGCACGACCGGCCCCGCGCCCGATCAGTCCGCGTCCCACAGCGCGCCCACGATCACCGCGACCGGTGTCGCCCGCAGCTACGGCAGCACGCGCGCACTGCGCGGCGTCGACCTCACGGTCGAGCGCGGGGAGATCCTCGGGCTCGTCGGTCACAACGGCGCGGGCAAGAGCACCCTCATGCGTGTGCTCGCCGGGCGCGAGCAGCCCGACGAGGGCCGCGTCGTGTGGCGCGGCGACTCACGGAGCTGGAACGCCAAGGCCGCGGCATCGGCCGGCGTGCGCATGGTGTACCAGGAGCTGGCGCTCTGCGCCGACCTCACGGTCGCCGAGAACGCCGCGCTCTCCGACCCGCGTCGGCCGGGCCTCGCGTGGCGCGGGCGTGCCGAGCGCCGCGTCGGCGAGGTGCTCGACCGCGTCTTCCCGGGCCACGGCATCAGCGTGCTGCGCCGGGCGGGCGAACTGGCGATGGCCGAGCGGCAGATGGTCGAGATCGCCCGCGCCCTCTGCACCGACCGGCTCGGGCTGCTCATCCTCGACGAGCCGACGGAGTCGCTCGGCGTCGACGCCGCCCGACAGCTCTACGCACACCTGAAGACGCTCGCCGCCGACGGTGTGAGCGTGCTGCTCATCTCGCACCGCATGCACGAGGTGCTCGAGCACAGCGACCGCGTCGCGGTCATGAAGGACGGCACGGTCGTCGACGTCTACGACACCTCGGCGGTGACCGAGGACGACCTGCTGGTCGCGATGGGCGGCGAGGTCCGAGCGGATGCCGCCGCGCTGGAGCGCGCGCAGGAACTCGTCGAGGAGACTCCTGAAGCGGCATCCGTCTCCCGTTCGCCGGCCGGTGCCGGGGGCGGCGACGCACTCGTCGCCGAGCTGCGCACGGGCGACGGGCCGGCTCTGCGCGTGCGCGCCGGCGAAGTGATCGGCCTGGCCGGCCTCGCCGGCCAAGGGCAGGAGCACGTGCTCGACCGTCTCTGGCGGGGCGGTCGCGGCGCGACCGTGGCCAAGCGGCGCGCGTATGTGCCCGGCGACCGGCAGACCTCCGGCATCATGCCGCTCTGGAGCGTCGCCGAGAACCTCACGGTGTCGGCGCTCCGCTCGATCTCCAGGCTCGGCGTCGTCGACGGCCGGGCGAAGCGCGAACTCGCGGGCCGGTGGATCGACGCGCTGCGCGTCCGCGGTTCGGCCGCCACGCCGATCACCGCGTTGTCGGGCGGCAACCAGCAGAAGGTGCTCGTCGCCAGGGCCTTCGCGACCGACGCCCGGCTGGTGCTGCTCGACGACCCCTTCCGAGGCGTCGACGTCGCCACCAAGAACGAGCTCTACGCGCTCATGAAGGCCGAGGCCCGAGCGGGCCGCGCCGTCGTCTGGTACTCGACCGAGAACGGCGAGATGGCGCACTGCGACCGGGTCTACGTGTTCCGCGCCGGCCGGATCGTCTCCGAGCTCGCCGGCGACACCAACACCGAGGAGCGGATCATCGCCGACTCCTTCGACGACGCCACGGGAGGCACCCGATGA
- a CDS encoding ABC transporter permease: MTTTAPPAAAAGTDRAGHARPTFGARARTSAVHGSPALLSLVALVVIFAIAVANQPGILSIPGLTLMLMSAVPLVFAAQAQMLIMSVGDIDLGIGYLVGLVTVIAATTLAQEPMLGLAMLAGIVAVYALLGFLVQRRGVPSIIVTLGMSFVWLGIGLQLLPTPGGATPEWLAAIGSWRPTAFPAPILFIALATLIGWYLARRSRVGMRMRALGSSAATLDKAGRSRTATRVTAYVLAALLVILAGLLLAAQTRSGDVNSASNFTLMTIAAVILGGGTFSGGRALPIGATLGAVTLGLITVLLSLVNLSSSLQSAAQGIIVLAVLAGRVVTERFTR, translated from the coding sequence ATGACCACCACCGCGCCCCCGGCCGCTGCCGCCGGCACTGACCGTGCGGGTCACGCCCGGCCGACCTTCGGCGCGCGGGCCCGCACGAGCGCCGTGCACGGCTCGCCCGCGCTGCTCTCACTGGTCGCGCTCGTCGTCATCTTCGCGATCGCGGTCGCGAACCAGCCCGGCATCCTCAGCATCCCCGGACTGACGCTCATGCTCATGTCGGCCGTGCCGCTCGTCTTCGCGGCCCAGGCCCAGATGCTCATCATGTCGGTCGGCGACATCGACCTCGGCATCGGATACCTCGTGGGCCTCGTGACCGTCATCGCGGCCACCACACTCGCGCAGGAGCCGATGCTCGGGCTCGCGATGCTCGCGGGCATCGTCGCCGTCTACGCCCTCCTCGGCTTCCTCGTGCAGCGCCGCGGGGTGCCCTCCATCATCGTGACGCTCGGCATGTCGTTCGTGTGGCTCGGCATCGGCCTCCAACTGCTGCCCACGCCGGGCGGCGCGACCCCCGAATGGCTTGCGGCGATCGGCAGCTGGCGGCCGACCGCATTCCCCGCGCCCATCCTGTTCATCGCCCTCGCGACGCTCATCGGCTGGTATCTGGCGCGCCGGAGCCGCGTCGGCATGCGCATGCGCGCTCTCGGCTCGAGCGCGGCCACGCTCGACAAGGCCGGTCGCTCGCGAACGGCGACGCGCGTGACGGCGTACGTGCTCGCGGCGCTGCTCGTCATCCTCGCCGGCCTCCTGCTCGCCGCGCAGACCCGGTCGGGCGACGTGAACTCCGCGAGCAACTTCACGCTCATGACGATCGCCGCGGTCATCCTCGGCGGCGGCACGTTCTCGGGCGGTCGCGCCCTCCCGATCGGCGCCACGCTCGGCGCCGTCACGCTCGGCCTGATCACCGTGCTGCTCAGCCTGGTGAACCTGTCCTCGAGCCTCCAGTCCGCGGCGCAGGGCATCATCGTGCTCGCTGTGCTCGCCGGCCGCGTCGTCACCGAAAGGTTCACCCGATGA
- a CDS encoding FGGY-family carbohydrate kinase — protein sequence MTKKHCVVGIDVGLTAAKAAAFDEDGNELRTYSAPNPRVAVASDRQEIDMDGLWGVVADVLSLLTAWLDAEGWEVRAVGATGHGNGLYLVDEALRPVRPAFASTDTRAESIVAGLDPAEVERVREVTGSVPWAGQPGLLLRWMHEHEPAVLATSSWALTCKDWIAACLTGVASADYSDASACGLVALASREYEGAAFDLLGLPRELMRLLPPLAESDAVVGQVTPDAAARTGLPVGTPVVAGCMDCVASPIGAGAVGPGDVTIIVGTWAINSVVVPADQAPPRVTLNALLPEPGLMLAQEVAPTSAASIEWYSSLMSTLAVDQVTPQQLLAAAADVPAGADGLLFLPFVHGAPEHLGASGCLLGARGSHGYREVARAVAEGITQYHRVQLAKVRASGATVSEEPWTLAGGGAKNPLWAQMFADVVGHPVRRQLGTELGARGVASLAARGAGLDTACWRVDPDPELVVRPGAEREIYRAQGDRFDRVLGAMGAVWTEAAR from the coding sequence GTGACGAAGAAGCACTGCGTCGTCGGCATCGACGTCGGCCTCACGGCCGCGAAGGCCGCGGCCTTCGACGAGGACGGGAACGAGCTGCGCACGTACTCGGCGCCGAATCCACGCGTCGCCGTGGCGAGCGATCGCCAGGAGATCGACATGGACGGCCTGTGGGGCGTCGTCGCGGACGTGCTCTCGCTGCTCACCGCCTGGCTCGACGCCGAGGGTTGGGAGGTGCGAGCGGTCGGCGCCACCGGGCACGGCAACGGACTCTACCTCGTCGATGAGGCGCTGCGCCCCGTCCGGCCCGCGTTCGCCTCGACCGACACGCGAGCCGAGTCGATCGTGGCGGGGCTCGACCCTGCCGAGGTGGAGCGGGTGCGCGAGGTCACGGGTTCGGTGCCCTGGGCGGGCCAGCCAGGGCTGCTGCTGCGGTGGATGCACGAACACGAGCCGGCGGTGCTCGCGACCTCGAGCTGGGCGCTGACCTGCAAGGACTGGATCGCGGCGTGCCTCACGGGTGTCGCGAGCGCGGACTATTCGGATGCCTCGGCCTGCGGGCTCGTGGCCCTCGCCTCGCGCGAGTACGAGGGCGCGGCGTTCGACCTGCTCGGGCTGCCGCGCGAGCTCATGCGGTTGTTGCCGCCGCTCGCGGAGTCCGACGCGGTCGTGGGGCAGGTCACGCCCGATGCGGCGGCGCGGACGGGGCTGCCCGTCGGGACACCGGTCGTCGCCGGCTGCATGGACTGCGTCGCGAGCCCCATCGGCGCCGGCGCGGTCGGTCCGGGCGACGTCACGATCATCGTCGGGACCTGGGCCATCAACTCGGTCGTCGTTCCCGCCGACCAGGCCCCGCCCCGCGTCACGCTGAACGCACTGCTGCCCGAGCCCGGGCTCATGCTCGCCCAGGAGGTCGCACCGACGTCGGCCGCGAGCATCGAGTGGTACTCGTCGCTCATGTCGACCCTCGCGGTCGACCAGGTCACGCCGCAGCAGCTGCTCGCCGCGGCCGCCGACGTGCCGGCGGGTGCCGACGGCCTGCTCTTCCTGCCGTTCGTGCACGGCGCGCCCGAGCACCTCGGCGCATCGGGCTGCCTGCTCGGCGCACGCGGCAGCCACGGGTACCGCGAGGTCGCCCGGGCCGTGGCCGAGGGCATCACGCAGTACCACCGCGTGCAGCTCGCGAAGGTCCGCGCGAGCGGTGCGACGGTCTCGGAGGAGCCCTGGACCCTCGCCGGCGGGGGCGCGAAGAACCCGCTCTGGGCGCAGATGTTCGCCGACGTGGTGGGTCACCCGGTGCGCCGACAGCTCGGCACCGAGCTGGGCGCGAGAGGCGTGGCCTCGCTCGCCGCGCGCGGCGCCGGTCTCGACACCGCGTGCTGGCGCGTCGACCCCGACCCCGAGCTCGTCGTCCGACCCGGCGCGGAGCGCGAGATCTACCGCGCGCAGGGCGACCGCTTCGATCGCGTGCTCGGCGCGATGGGCGCGGTCTGGACGGAGGCGGCCCGATGA
- a CDS encoding ABC transporter permease, which translates to MSTVKQPVASGPETTAIAAAADRRRFTWPAWAWSLIGVAVVWACIVAVRPGAPFDPLMQALSLAPFLVLVALGQMLVITLGPGNIDVSVGTVISMASYVSVAVGQSAGPLMGVLAGVAAGVAAGAISVIAILLLRVPPIIATLATSLILTSATLLLADANRAGADPALRALVNAKLLGVPVIALLVLLVTVAIWFVLTRTRFGLSIVAVGQSARAAERAGLRVRGVTASAYLVSAGFAGLAGALLAAFISPSTVLGTSYMLDSIAVVVIGGTLISGGRAVPAGAWTGALFFVLLSGLLNLVGWPVGAQNILKGVLVVAVVVISTAATGTGRSTLARFRASLHLGKKETIHG; encoded by the coding sequence ATGAGCACCGTGAAGCAGCCCGTCGCCTCCGGACCCGAGACGACCGCGATCGCGGCCGCCGCCGACCGCCGCCGGTTCACCTGGCCCGCGTGGGCGTGGTCCCTCATCGGCGTGGCCGTGGTCTGGGCGTGCATCGTCGCCGTCCGGCCCGGTGCGCCGTTCGACCCGCTGATGCAGGCGCTCTCGCTCGCGCCGTTCCTCGTGCTCGTCGCACTCGGCCAGATGCTCGTCATCACGCTCGGCCCGGGCAATATCGACGTCTCCGTCGGCACGGTGATCTCGATGGCCTCCTACGTGTCGGTCGCAGTCGGACAGTCCGCCGGTCCGCTCATGGGCGTCCTCGCGGGCGTCGCGGCGGGCGTCGCGGCCGGCGCGATCAGCGTCATCGCGATCCTGCTGCTGCGCGTGCCGCCCATCATCGCGACGCTTGCGACCAGCCTCATCCTGACGTCGGCGACCCTGTTGCTCGCCGATGCGAACCGCGCGGGCGCCGATCCCGCGCTCCGCGCCCTCGTGAACGCGAAGCTCCTCGGCGTCCCGGTGATCGCGCTGCTCGTGCTCCTCGTGACCGTCGCGATCTGGTTCGTGCTCACCCGCACGCGCTTCGGGCTCTCCATCGTGGCCGTCGGGCAGAGCGCGCGTGCCGCCGAGCGCGCGGGCCTCAGGGTGCGCGGCGTGACCGCGAGCGCGTACCTCGTCTCCGCGGGCTTCGCCGGCCTCGCCGGTGCCCTGCTCGCGGCCTTCATCTCGCCGAGCACCGTGCTCGGCACCTCCTACATGCTCGACTCCATCGCCGTGGTCGTCATCGGGGGCACCCTCATCTCCGGCGGACGCGCGGTGCCCGCCGGAGCCTGGACCGGCGCGCTGTTCTTCGTGCTCCTGTCCGGCCTGCTGAACCTCGTGGGCTGGCCGGTGGGCGCGCAGAACATCCTCAAGGGCGTGCTCGTCGTCGCGGTCGTCGTCATCTCGACCGCCGCGACCGGCACGGGCCGGTCCACCCTCGCGCGCTTCCGCGCCTCCCTGCACCTCGGAAAGAAGGAGACCATCCATGGCTGA
- a CDS encoding substrate-binding domain-containing protein encodes MSFGTWRRGGVALAAATALMLTGCAGGDAAADGGDGGSTEGISIALSNGFVNGWRLTLIDKFEEEAEKLKGEGIVSEYSTVNAPGENSATEQASQIRSLVLQQPDVLMVIPASSTALVPAVEEACAAGIEVIVLDADMDTDCATVVRNAYDQWGEVSIQPALDAIGGAGEIVINRGVIGSQPEEEFHARQLEILEEYPDVTVAAEVNGFCDSSTAQKEIVSVLGSLPEIAAVPGCIGGMGVVQAFESAGRPLPVVVFDTDGKSLSFWKERGIDNGSFAALTDPGQAVAAIYVALAKLAGDEVPDEVVLPLLQIGQEDLDTWVSQLDADEYAAYPWDEATVQAAIEANLAGDPVEAPAIK; translated from the coding sequence ATGTCGTTTGGAACCTGGCGACGCGGCGGCGTCGCACTTGCGGCGGCGACCGCACTCATGCTCACCGGATGTGCCGGCGGCGACGCCGCGGCCGACGGGGGCGACGGCGGTTCGACCGAGGGCATCTCGATCGCCCTGTCGAACGGCTTCGTCAACGGCTGGCGGCTCACGCTCATCGACAAGTTCGAGGAGGAGGCCGAGAAGCTGAAGGGCGAGGGCATCGTCAGCGAGTACTCGACGGTCAACGCGCCCGGCGAGAACAGCGCGACCGAGCAGGCGTCGCAGATCCGCAGCCTCGTGCTGCAGCAGCCCGACGTGCTCATGGTCATCCCGGCCTCGTCGACCGCGCTCGTCCCGGCCGTCGAGGAGGCGTGCGCCGCGGGCATCGAGGTCATCGTGCTCGACGCCGACATGGACACCGACTGCGCGACCGTCGTGCGGAACGCGTACGACCAGTGGGGCGAAGTCTCGATCCAGCCCGCGCTCGACGCGATCGGCGGCGCCGGCGAGATCGTCATCAACCGCGGCGTCATCGGCTCCCAGCCCGAGGAGGAATTCCACGCCCGGCAGCTCGAGATCCTCGAGGAGTACCCCGACGTGACGGTCGCGGCCGAGGTGAACGGCTTCTGCGACTCGTCGACCGCTCAGAAGGAGATCGTCTCGGTGCTCGGGTCGCTGCCCGAGATCGCCGCCGTCCCGGGCTGCATCGGCGGAATGGGCGTGGTGCAGGCCTTCGAGTCGGCCGGCAGGCCGCTGCCCGTCGTCGTCTTCGACACCGACGGCAAGTCGCTCTCGTTCTGGAAGGAGCGGGGCATCGACAACGGCTCGTTCGCCGCACTGACCGACCCCGGTCAGGCCGTCGCGGCCATCTACGTCGCGCTCGCGAAGCTCGCGGGCGACGAGGTGCCGGACGAGGTCGTGCTGCCGCTGCTGCAGATCGGCCAGGAAGACCTCGACACCTGGGTGAGCCAGCTCGACGCCGACGAGTACGCCGCGTACCCGTGGGACGAGGCCACCGTGCAGGCGGCCATCGAGGCGAACCTCGCGGGTGACCCCGTCGAGGCGCCGGCCATCAAGTAA
- a CDS encoding SDR family NAD(P)-dependent oxidoreductase, producing the protein MNEATTTRPSPAAPGAAAEHPLGPDVEAALAEITRASRALGGDPALVLHGGGNTSIKATGTDVTGEPVELVLVKGSGWNLGSIEPAGFAPLRRRRLLDLLRLERLDDERMVNELRQASVDAAAPTASIEALLHAHLPARVALHSHADAIVALTHAAGHDGRVAEVLGDGVLVLPYVMPGFELAKLVAGADLTGIDAIVLSGHGLFTFADGADAALARHLELVARASDALGITAWGEPGEVAPRRGDPLEVARLRAAISAAAERPMFLVQSDSSRALAFAGRPGLAELTSRGTATPEHVIHTKRAPLVGRDVTRYAAEYRAYVERNRARARGPFTELDPAPRVVLDPELGLLTAGATLGAARAAADVASHTMDVIDAADRHGGYRSFDEGESFDIEYWSLEQAKLAAAKRRPLDGEVAVVTGAASGIGRAVAAALLAQGAAVVGIDLNPAVETAFAGTSAGAGWRGVVGDVSDAEVLDAAFSLAARDFGGVDVLVVAAGIFPESQAIADLDDAVWERAMRVNATAVVRALRAGHPYLSLAPRGGRVVLVSTKNVAAPGPGAAAYSASKTAAAQLARVAALEWAGDGIRVNQVDPDAVFDTAIWTPELLAERAARYRLTVEEYRTRNLLGVEVTSALVADAVLAFCTGLPATTGAHLSVDGGNDRVI; encoded by the coding sequence ATGAACGAGGCGACGACGACGCGACCTTCTCCTGCAGCGCCTGGCGCGGCCGCGGAGCATCCGCTCGGTCCCGACGTCGAGGCGGCGCTCGCCGAGATCACGCGCGCGTCGCGCGCGCTGGGCGGCGACCCGGCGCTCGTGCTGCACGGCGGCGGCAACACCTCCATCAAGGCGACGGGCACGGATGTCACCGGCGAGCCCGTCGAGCTCGTGCTCGTGAAGGGCAGCGGATGGAACCTCGGCTCGATCGAGCCCGCGGGGTTCGCGCCGCTCCGGCGCCGCCGCCTGCTCGACCTGCTGCGCCTCGAGCGCCTCGACGACGAGCGGATGGTGAACGAGCTGCGTCAGGCGTCGGTGGACGCTGCCGCGCCGACGGCGTCGATCGAGGCGCTGCTGCACGCACACCTGCCTGCGCGGGTCGCGCTGCACTCCCACGCCGACGCGATCGTCGCGCTCACGCACGCCGCCGGCCATGACGGCCGGGTCGCCGAGGTGCTCGGCGACGGGGTGCTCGTGCTGCCGTACGTCATGCCCGGGTTCGAGCTCGCGAAGCTCGTCGCCGGGGCCGACCTCACGGGCATCGACGCGATCGTGCTGAGCGGCCACGGTCTGTTCACCTTCGCCGACGGTGCGGATGCCGCGCTCGCGCGGCACCTGGAGCTCGTGGCGCGGGCGTCGGACGCGCTCGGGATCACGGCCTGGGGCGAGCCGGGCGAGGTCGCGCCGAGGCGCGGTGACCCGCTCGAGGTGGCCCGGCTCCGCGCCGCGATCAGCGCGGCGGCCGAGCGCCCCATGTTCCTGGTGCAGTCGGACTCGTCGCGTGCGCTCGCCTTCGCGGGGCGCCCGGGCCTCGCCGAGCTCACCTCGCGCGGCACGGCGACCCCGGAGCACGTCATCCACACCAAGCGTGCGCCGCTCGTGGGTCGGGATGTCACGCGCTACGCGGCCGAGTATCGGGCCTACGTGGAGCGCAACCGGGCGAGAGCCCGCGGGCCGTTCACCGAGCTCGACCCGGCGCCGCGCGTGGTGCTCGATCCCGAGCTGGGTCTGCTCACGGCGGGCGCGACGCTCGGCGCGGCCCGCGCCGCGGCCGACGTCGCCTCCCACACCATGGACGTCATCGACGCGGCCGATCGGCACGGCGGGTACCGCTCGTTCGACGAGGGTGAGAGCTTCGACATCGAGTACTGGTCGCTCGAGCAGGCCAAACTCGCTGCGGCGAAGCGCCGGCCGCTCGACGGCGAGGTGGCCGTCGTCACCGGCGCCGCCTCCGGCATCGGGCGAGCCGTCGCGGCGGCGCTGCTCGCGCAGGGGGCCGCCGTCGTCGGCATCGATCTCAACCCGGCGGTCGAGACGGCGTTCGCGGGCACGAGTGCGGGTGCGGGCTGGCGCGGGGTCGTCGGCGACGTGAGCGACGCCGAGGTGCTCGACGCCGCGTTCTCGCTCGCGGCGCGCGACTTCGGGGGCGTCGACGTGCTCGTCGTCGCCGCCGGCATCTTCCCCGAGAGCCAGGCGATCGCCGACCTCGACGACGCCGTGTGGGAGCGCGCCATGCGCGTGAACGCGACGGCGGTCGTGCGGGCGCTCCGCGCGGGGCATCCGTACCTGTCGCTCGCTCCACGCGGTGGACGCGTCGTGCTCGTCTCGACCAAGAACGTGGCCGCGCCCGGTCCGGGCGCTGCCGCCTACTCGGCCAGCAAGACCGCGGCGGCCCAGCTCGCGCGCGTCGCCGCGCTCGAGTGGGCCGGCGACGGCATCCGCGTGAACCAGGTCGACCCCGACGCCGTGTTCGACACCGCGATCTGGACCCCCGAGCTGCTCGCCGAGCGCGCCGCGCGCTACAGGCTCACGGTCGAGGAGTACCGCACGCGCAACCTGCTCGGCGTCGAGGTGACCAGCGCGCTCGTGGCGGACGCCGTGCTCGCGTTCTGCACCGGCCTGCCGGCCACGACGGGCGCCCACCTCTCGGTCGACGGCGGCAACGACCGCGTCATCTGA
- the lsrF gene encoding 3-hydroxy-5-phosphonooxypentane-2,4-dione thiolase: protein MADLDDLRDGTDFGGATVAAGGFHLKGLGGQDWGMRARLSRIFDPADGKTVMLAFDHGYFQGPTSGLERLDRSIVPLIPRADALMCTRGALRTTIPADSGKGIVLRASGGPSVLKELSDEELAVSIDDAVRLDAAALAVQVFVGGEHETKSVKNLTTLVDQGQATGIPVLAVTAVGRDMVRDARYFRLATRISAELGAAFVKTYYVEEGFETVTAACPVPIIIAGGKKVEEREALRVAYRAIQEGAAGVDMGRNVFQSEHPEAMLQAVRGVVHDGLTPEDAFSLYEELSH, encoded by the coding sequence ATGGCTGACCTCGACGACCTGCGCGACGGCACCGACTTCGGCGGCGCGACCGTCGCCGCCGGCGGCTTCCACCTGAAAGGCCTCGGCGGCCAGGACTGGGGCATGCGTGCGCGCCTCTCGCGGATCTTCGACCCCGCCGACGGCAAGACGGTCATGCTGGCGTTCGACCACGGCTACTTCCAGGGCCCCACGTCGGGCCTCGAGCGGCTCGACCGCTCGATCGTCCCGCTCATCCCGCGGGCCGACGCGCTCATGTGCACCCGCGGCGCGCTCCGCACGACGATCCCCGCCGACAGCGGCAAGGGCATCGTCCTGCGCGCCTCGGGCGGGCCGAGCGTACTCAAGGAGCTCTCCGACGAGGAGCTCGCGGTCTCGATCGACGACGCCGTGCGCCTCGACGCGGCCGCGCTCGCGGTGCAGGTGTTCGTCGGCGGCGAGCACGAGACGAAGTCCGTCAAGAACCTCACGACCCTCGTCGACCAGGGCCAGGCGACCGGCATCCCCGTGCTCGCGGTCACCGCGGTGGGGCGCGACATGGTGCGCGACGCTCGGTACTTCCGCCTCGCGACCCGCATCTCGGCCGAGCTCGGCGCCGCCTTCGTGAAGACGTACTACGTGGAGGAGGGCTTCGAGACGGTCACGGCCGCCTGCCCGGTGCCGATCATCATCGCGGGCGGCAAGAAGGTCGAGGAGCGCGAGGCGCTCCGGGTCGCCTACCGCGCCATCCAGGAGGGGGCCGCCGGCGTCGACATGGGCCGCAACGTGTTCCAGTCCGAGCACCCCGAGGCGATGCTCCAGGCCGTGCGCGGCGTCGTGCACGACGGCCTGACGCCCGAGGACGCCTTCTCGCTCTACGAAGAGCTCTCGCACTGA